Below is a window of Picosynechococcus sp. PCC 7002 DNA.
TAAATAGACCCCAATGCTCATCGACGCCCCCAATCACCACCTCAATTAAACCCATCACAATCAAGAAGCTAGACACTGGCTCCTTACGATATAAACGCTTAACAGTTCGTCGATTGAAACGGGCCATAGAATTTTCCAGGGAAATTTTCCACAGGGGCTGAAAAATAATGAATAACGATCACCTTTAGCTTAACAAATTGGCGCTTCTCCTTGGTTCAGGAGCTGGCCCCAAATCACCGTCTAGGTCAGGCAACCTTGGATTTTTGCCTTAAGATACATTTTGATTCTGCGCCCCAGTATTCCCCATGAAACTTTCAACTAAGTTCCTGACGCCATATCTTTTTCTGTTACCGGCCCTTGCCATTTTGGGCTTAGCGGTCGCCCTCCCAGCTCTCCAAGCGTTTTACCTCAGTTTCACCGAGTACCAATACGACCTGACCCAAACGCCCCGTTGGATCGGCTTTAAAAATTTTGCCCTGCTGCTCCAGGACGATCTATTTTGGAAAACCTTGGGTAATACGGTGTTGTATCTGATTGGGGTCGTACCGATACTAGTGAGTTTTTCCTTAGCCTTGGCCATTTTGGTGAACCAGAGTCTCCGGGGAATTACTTGGTTTCGGGCGGCTTTTTATACCCCAGTGATCGTTTCTCTGGTGGTGGCGGGGATTGCCTGGCGCGCCCTGTATGCCTCCAATGGTTTTTTTAATCAACTTCTGAAGCAAGTCGGTTTAGGGGATGGGATTCCTTGGCTGACGGATCCAAAACTCGCCCTCTGGAGTGTGATGTTGGTTACCATTTGGAAAGGGTTAGGCTATTACATGGTGATCTATCTAGCGGGGTTGCAGGCGATTTCTCCGGAACTGTATGAAGCAGCTTCCCTAGACGGTTCAGACGGTTGGCGCAAACATCTAGACATTACAGTGCCCTTGATGCGTCCTTACATTTTGCTAGTGTCTGTGATTTCGGCGATTTCGGCGACAAAAGTCTTTGAAGAAATTTATGTGATGACCCAGGGGGGGCCGTTAAACGCTTCAAAAACGGTGGTCTATTACCTCTATGAGCAGGCGTTTCAAAATTTAGAGATCAGCTATGCTTGCACCATTGGCCTAGTCTTGTTCCTGGTAATTTTTGTGCTCTCCATTTTTAATCTTTATCTGTCTCGCCAAACCAATCAAGGCTTTTAGCTTCCCTTAACGGCGCTTGAGTTTGCCCTTGATGCGCTGCCAAAAAATTTCGAGTTCTGGCAGTTTCAACAAACTCGCGAGGCCGAAGAAAACGGCTAAAGAAAAGGCGATCGCCACGAATAATTCCAAGCCCTGCACATAGAGGTTTTGGCCGAAACTCAAGGATTCTACCCCCAGCGAAATTCCCCAGCTTACAAATCCAGCGGCGATCGCTGCCCCCGTTAAGCCCAGCAAATTTAAGCCCCATTCTCCCAAGGGCAATCCGCCGAGGCGACGGTTTAAGATCCCAAGCATCATAATGATCGAAAAAACATTGACCCCAATCGTGGCAAAGACCAAACCCGGCGTCTGGAATTGGTTTACCAAAATAAAATCTAAAAACGCGTTCAAAAAAATATTAAAAACACTAATCCGCGACGGCGTGACCCCATCCCCCAAGCCATAGAAAACCCGCACCAGCACATCCCGTCCCAGGTAGAAAAACATCCCCATCCCATAGGCCATCAAGACTGGAGCAACAATGGCCGTCGCTTCCGCCGCAAAGGCATTGTATTCGTAGATAATCCGGATAATCGTCCGCGCCTGGGAGACAAAAATTGCACTCAGGGGCAACATCGAAAGGGCCGTGAGTAACAAACCCTGACGAATGCGAATCTTTAAATCATCCCAATTTTCTGGGGCCGCCAACCGTGAAAACACAGGCAACAACGGTACCAAAATCATGTTGGAAATAATCCCCAGGGGTGTAAGGACGATGAAATTGGCATAGCGCATCGCCGCCGCCGCACTCTCAATGTAGGAGGCAAAATACATATCGGTATAAACATTGATATGCAGCATCCCCGAAGACAAGGTGGCAGGCAACATCACCCGCATCACATCCTTCACCCCTGGAATATTCAGATCCAACCGGGGCCGCAGGGTACCTAAGCCCGATTTCCACTGAGCAAACACCTGGGCGAGCCACTGCCAAACCGCACCAACGAGGGTCGTTCCAGCGAGGACAATACAGCCCAACTGCATATATTCGGGGGCGCTGGCCTGTTCCCCCAAAATCCAGATCAAGCTGCCGACCCCGAGCACCACACTGAGGCTCGAAAATAACGGGCTAATCCCCGGTAGCCAATATTGATCCGAAGCATTTAACACCCCGAAACCAATGCCAATCAGACCCGCAAAGACCGCCAAAGGGGCCATAATCTGCAACTGCAAAATCGCCAACTCCCGCACGGTGCCCTCTAAACCTGGGGCCACCAAGTCAATGAAAAATCCCGCAAAGACCACCAGCAACACGGTGATCAACAGGAGTCCCCCCGTCACTAGGGTAGAAACTGTCTCGACGAGGGGCGCAGCGTCTTCTTGATCCCGCTTCGCCAAGATACTCACCAAGGCACTGTGAAATGGCCCATTGATTCCCCCCAAGAGAATGAGCAAAAAGCCCGGAATGATGTAGGCATAGGCATAGGCATCGACCACTGGCCCCACCCCAAACGCCCGGGCGATCGCCTGCTCTCGCACCAAGCCGAATACCTTACTAATCAGGGTGGCGATCGCCACAACCCCCGCAATACCAGCTAGCGAACGAGACTTTCGAGGAGAATCAGTCACAATCTTTTAGGAATTAAAAAAATACAATAAAAAGCGAAAAGCTTTCCCATTCTCACCGAGAATGCCTTCTTTGAGAATCACTTGCGGCCCCATCTACCAGAGAAGGTCAATTTTCTGGTAGCTTACTATAAACAATGAAAACTTTAGGATTTTCAAAACCCTATTTGGCATCCTAAGCCCATAAACCCCATTTGCTTGCTGTCTTGGGAGAATTTTAAAAAATGACTATTTTATTCCAACTTGCCCTTGCTGCCCTCGTGGCCCTTTCGTTCCTGATGGTAATTGGTGTTCCTGTTGCCTATGCTTCCCCCACCAACTGGGAACAGTCCAAATCCTTGATTTTTGTCGGTTCCATTGCTTGGACTGTTTTGGTCATTGCCGTCGGTGTCCTGAATTTTTTCGTGATCTAACCACGCACATTCCTATGTTTGGCGATCAGGACGGCCCTGATCTCCCCCAAGGTGCAATCTTCTGCGTTGGCAACCTCAACGTGATTGCACCTTAATTTTTTTATTAATTTCCCCCTTTACACCTTTTCTCTACCAATCCATTATGGCTACCTTTGAAGGAACCTATAACGACAACACCCAAGCGCTCAAATTGGCGATCGTCATCGGTCGTTTCAATGACCTGGTAACAAGCAAGCTCCTCGCAGGCTGCCAAGACTGTCTCCGTCGTCATGGAGTCAATACCGATCCAGAAGGAGCGCAAATCGATTACATTTGGGTGCCCGGCTGTTTTGAAATTTCCCTAGTCGCCAAAAAACTGGCCGATTCTGGTAAATACGATGCCATCATTTGTCTTGGGGCGGTGATTCGGGGCGATACTCCCCACTTTGATTACGTTGCGGCTGAAGTTTCCAAGGGAGTTGCGGCGGCGGCGTTCCAAACGGGCGTACCGGTTATTTTTGGCGTCCTGACCACAGATACCATGCAGCAGGCCCTCGAACGGGCCGGGATTAAGAATAACCTCGGTTGG
It encodes the following:
- a CDS encoding carbohydrate ABC transporter permease is translated as MKLSTKFLTPYLFLLPALAILGLAVALPALQAFYLSFTEYQYDLTQTPRWIGFKNFALLLQDDLFWKTLGNTVLYLIGVVPILVSFSLALAILVNQSLRGITWFRAAFYTPVIVSLVVAGIAWRALYASNGFFNQLLKQVGLGDGIPWLTDPKLALWSVMLVTIWKGLGYYMVIYLAGLQAISPELYEAASLDGSDGWRKHLDITVPLMRPYILLVSVISAISATKVFEEIYVMTQGGPLNASKTVVYYLYEQAFQNLEISYACTIGLVLFLVIFVLSIFNLYLSRQTNQGF
- the murJ gene encoding murein biosynthesis integral membrane protein MurJ; the encoded protein is MTDSPRKSRSLAGIAGVVAIATLISKVFGLVREQAIARAFGVGPVVDAYAYAYIIPGFLLILLGGINGPFHSALVSILAKRDQEDAAPLVETVSTLVTGGLLLITVLLVVFAGFFIDLVAPGLEGTVRELAILQLQIMAPLAVFAGLIGIGFGVLNASDQYWLPGISPLFSSLSVVLGVGSLIWILGEQASAPEYMQLGCIVLAGTTLVGAVWQWLAQVFAQWKSGLGTLRPRLDLNIPGVKDVMRVMLPATLSSGMLHINVYTDMYFASYIESAAAAMRYANFIVLTPLGIISNMILVPLLPVFSRLAAPENWDDLKIRIRQGLLLTALSMLPLSAIFVSQARTIIRIIYEYNAFAAEATAIVAPVLMAYGMGMFFYLGRDVLVRVFYGLGDGVTPSRISVFNIFLNAFLDFILVNQFQTPGLVFATIGVNVFSIIMMLGILNRRLGGLPLGEWGLNLLGLTGAAIAAGFVSWGISLGVESLSFGQNLYVQGLELFVAIAFSLAVFFGLASLLKLPELEIFWQRIKGKLKRR
- the psbZ gene encoding photosystem II reaction center protein PsbZ, which encodes MTILFQLALAALVALSFLMVIGVPVAYASPTNWEQSKSLIFVGSIAWTVLVIAVGVLNFFVI
- the ribH gene encoding 6,7-dimethyl-8-ribityllumazine synthase encodes the protein MATFEGTYNDNTQALKLAIVIGRFNDLVTSKLLAGCQDCLRRHGVNTDPEGAQIDYIWVPGCFEISLVAKKLADSGKYDAIICLGAVIRGDTPHFDYVAAEVSKGVAAAAFQTGVPVIFGVLTTDTMQQALERAGIKNNLGWGYALSALEMASLMGKI